From the genome of Hymenobacter gelipurpurascens:
GTTCAAGCTCACCTACGATGCCGTTGCCCAGGAGTACAGGGGTCAAGCGCTACTCAAGCAAGGCTACTATAATTACATCTACGCCGTCCAGACGCCACAGGGCCCTAACAGCGTATATTGGGAAGGTAGCCATCAGGAAACCGAAAACCGCTACGACCTGCTCGTGTATTACCGCCCACCCGGCACCCGCGCCGATTTGCTGATCGGGTACCAGACCATAGATGTAAATGGTCGTCAGCCCTAGGCCACTAGAAACAGCAAGAGGCCGCCAGTTACTGGCGGCCTCTTGCTGTTTCTAGTGGCCTAGAAGGCGTACGTGTACAGTACCCCAAGGGCAAACGTCCTCAACTAAATGGGCGGAACATATGGCTCCAGCGGATTTTGTGGAGCAGGTCGGCATTAGGATCAACGGATAACCAGACCAGCACGGCCTTGCCTACCACATGATCTTCGGGCACGAAACCCCAAAAGCGCGAGTCTTCGGAGTTGTGACGGTTGTCGCCCATCATGAAGTAATAGTTCTGCTTGATGGTGTACTGGGTCAGGAGCTTACCGTTTTGGTAGATGAGGCCATCCTTCCAGGTTACGCCCTCGTTGTGCTCGTACTGCGCAATGATTTTGTAGTAGATAGCGGCGTTGTCAGCAGTAAGCGCAATGGTCTGGCCTTTTTTCGGGACGGGGAGCGGACCGTAGTCGTCGAGCTGCCAGTGGTGCGGGGCGGCACTGACGGCCTGGGATACGTGGAAGTCGGCGGCGTCGGGAAACAGGGTGTAGTCCGGCACCTGAATATCCTCCAGGGTAAGCTCCTTAACATACGGCTGCCGGCGCAGGTAAGCGGCCACTGGTTCGGTGCAGCTGATGCTGAATCCCGTTTTTCCCGTTTCGGGGTTGGTGAAGGCCTGCGGGATGCCGTCGGGCTGGTTGTAGTCTACCACGCCCTGGTCGTGGAGGGCCTGGCGGACTTCGTCGTTGGGCGTTTCTACTTCCAGGAAGTAGTTGGTCTGGAGCTTGCCGGCCGGTGTGCTCGGCTTGCCATTCACAAACACCTGCCCCTTCCGGATTGCCACCATATCGCCGGCAATGGCCACACAGCGCTTGATGAGGTGCGTGCGCTGATCGGCGGGGCGCTGCTGCTCGTGCGGCACATGAAACACCACCACATCGTTGCGCTGAATGGAGCTAAACCCTGGGAAGCGGTAAGTGGGAAGCTGAATCAGATCGGAGTAGGTTTTGAGGCCAAAAACCGGGTCTTTCTGGTGGGTAAGCGGAATCTGCAGGGGTGTTTGGGGCGTGATAGGGCCGTAGTGCAGCCGGCTCACAAACAGATAGTCGCCGACGAGCAGGGAGTTTTCCATGCTGGGCGTCGGGATGGTGTAGGCCTCTACCGCCGACCACCGAATGAATGTGGCAGCTGTGATGGCGAAAATCAGGGAGTTGCGCCACTCCTGGAAGGTAGTTTTGGGCGGAGCCGAAGTTGTGCGCTTACGGGTAAATAGCTTCATAAGAGTATGTAAAAAGATGGCGTGCCTGCAACACCAACGGAGATTTTCCTTAATCGCCTGAATGCTTGGCGAACCTCATACGTAGACGCATTGCTATATATTGTCTTAGCAAGAAGCTTTCTTTAAGCTGGCTGCGAAGATGCGTGGAGATGAGTGTTACCCGCTCCCGTAATAACAGGCATTCCGAGCTTGTCGAGGAATCTCGCGGGTTTATTCTAGCACGTCATCCTGACGAAGCAAGGATCTTCTCACGCTGGCACAACTCGTTTAGAACGAGTCATTCATACGTGACAAGATCCTTCCTTCGTCAGGATGACGTGCGGTTTACAGCAACGTCAGCATGCGAGATTCTTCGACACGCTCAGAATGACCGTGCTTTCTTTACTGTCCGCGCAGTCTAGGCCACTCGCTTATGGGAGTATCCTCCGCACCCCTGTTTACGCTCATTGTAGACTGGCCTAGAGCGAGTAATATCCGGTCAGTTGCAGCCAGTATGGCTGGGCTTGCGTAAGGGCGAGAAATCACCTGTCCTGGACTCTGCTACATGCCGCACTACAATCTAGTCATGGTCGTGCTGGGCGTCGCCATTTTGGGCGTTGCCTGGCTGCCCTCTCTGCTGAAAAAGTATCCGTTGTCGTACCCAATTTTGTTCGTAGGGTTGGGGGCCTTGATTTACTGGCTGCCCATCGGCTTGCCAACTCCCGACCCAATCGAGCATGCCAACTTCTTCATGCACCTCACAGAGCTCTGCGTGACGGTAGCTCTGACGGGTACCGGGCTTAAAATAGACCGCAAGTTTTCCTTCCTGCGCTGGCGCACCCCGTTGCAGCTGGTGATGATTCTGATGGTTATCACCATTGCCATTTTTGCCGTAGTGGCGTGGCGTGTGGCGGGCCTGCTGCCTGCTTCGGCGCTGCTGTTGGCTGCCACGCTGGCCCCCACTGACCCCGTACTGGCCGGCGACGTGCAGGTTGGCAACCCGGGGGAGGGTCGTGAAGATACCGTCCGGTTTGCCCTCACTGGTGAGGCGGGGTTGAATGATGGCCTGGCGTTTCCATTCGTGCATCTGGCCCTGGCCCTGACCGTTGTGGCCCTGCCTTTCACCGAGCGCCTTCTGCATTGGGCCTGGATGGATGTGCTCTACCGCTCGGGTATGGGCTTGCTGGCGGGTTGGCTGGCGGGGCGGGCACTGTCGTTTCTTATTTTCGACCTGCCCCACCGTGTCCGGATAAGCCCGGAGGCCTACGGATTCGTGGCGCTGGCCGTCACGCTCACGGCCTACGGTGTCACGGAGCTTCTGCACGGCTACGGCTTCCTGGCGGTGTTTGTGGCCGCCGTCACGCTGCGCAGCCACGAGCGCAGCCATGAGTACCACACCGAAATGCACGAATTTACGGACCAGATGGAGCGCCTGCTTATTGTCGTGATTCTGATTCTGTTTGGGGGCGCTCTTGTGCGTGGGCTGCTGGCACCACTCACGTGGGGCGGGGTGGCGCTAGGCCTGTTTCTGGTGCTGGTGTTGCGCCCGTTAGGCGGCTTGCTGGTGCTGGCACGCAGCCGCGCCAGCTGGCCCGAGCGGCTGGCTATTTCGTTTTTCGGCATTCGGGGCATTGGTTCCTTCTTCTACCTGGCCTACGCCACCAACGAGCGGCACTTTCCCGATGCCCGCGAGCTGTGGGCTACTACTGGCTTCACCGTACTGTTGTCAGTGGTGCTGCACGGTACGCTGGCCACGCCCGTCATGAACTGGGTAGACCGCTACCACGGTCGCCCGACGGTGATAGAAGAGGAGGAAAAAGCGTTGCAGGAGGGCGAAAACAAGCCGCAAATTCGGGCTTCCTGAGGCGTTTGCGCAGCCAGACAGAAAACCCTGGCACGCCTTTCGCCTACCCTAGGCCAGTGTAGGCCACCAGTCTGGTCCGCAACTTGGACTAGCCAAGGCTCGTTGCAGACGTATCTCTGCCCTTGCTACAACCATTAAGCTCTCTCCCACCATGTACTCTACGCTCTCCTATGCTCTTAGCGCCGGCCTTTCGCTGACGCTTCTGCTGCCGCTTACCGGCTCTCGTTCCAGCGCGCCAACCCTGGCTGTTGCCCCTGCCACCAAGCCGGTGCAGGGTGCCCAACCCGACCCTGGTGTCATCGCGCAGTTTGGCTTGCTTGATAATGCCAAGCTGCAAAGCTACATCGACCAGAGAGGCATGCAGATGGGCAAAATATCCGACCGCCCAGCTGATGTAAAGGGCTTTACTGTGGTCGATTCGCCCATCATCAACGCCTTTGCCACACCCGATGGCCACGTGTACTTTACCCGTGGTATTCTGGCGTATTTCAACAACGAAGCCCAGTTTAGCGGGGTGCTCGGTCATGAAATCGGGCACATTACGGCGCGCCACGGCCAGAAGCAGCAAACCCGCTCCACCATTGCCAACGGTGCCCTGATTCTGGGTTCCATTCTGTCTAAGCGCGTGGCTTCTATTGCCCAGCCGGCCTCGCAGGTGGTGGGCATCGGCCTACTGAAGTATGGTCGCGATGATGAAAACGAATCGGATAAGCTGGGCGTAAAGTACTCTAGCAAAATCGGGTACGATCCGGCTTCTATGGCCG
Proteins encoded in this window:
- the lepB gene encoding signal peptidase I; the encoded protein is MKLFTRKRTTSAPPKTTFQEWRNSLIFAITAATFIRWSAVEAYTIPTPSMENSLLVGDYLFVSRLHYGPITPQTPLQIPLTHQKDPVFGLKTYSDLIQLPTYRFPGFSSIQRNDVVVFHVPHEQQRPADQRTHLIKRCVAIAGDMVAIRKGQVFVNGKPSTPAGKLQTNYFLEVETPNDEVRQALHDQGVVDYNQPDGIPQAFTNPETGKTGFSISCTEPVAAYLRRQPYVKELTLEDIQVPDYTLFPDAADFHVSQAVSAAPHHWQLDDYGPLPVPKKGQTIALTADNAAIYYKIIAQYEHNEGVTWKDGLIYQNGKLLTQYTIKQNYYFMMGDNRHNSEDSRFWGFVPEDHVVGKAVLVWLSVDPNADLLHKIRWSHMFRPFS
- a CDS encoding cation:proton antiporter, which codes for MPHYNLVMVVLGVAILGVAWLPSLLKKYPLSYPILFVGLGALIYWLPIGLPTPDPIEHANFFMHLTELCVTVALTGTGLKIDRKFSFLRWRTPLQLVMILMVITIAIFAVVAWRVAGLLPASALLLAATLAPTDPVLAGDVQVGNPGEGREDTVRFALTGEAGLNDGLAFPFVHLALALTVVALPFTERLLHWAWMDVLYRSGMGLLAGWLAGRALSFLIFDLPHRVRISPEAYGFVALAVTLTAYGVTELLHGYGFLAVFVAAVTLRSHERSHEYHTEMHEFTDQMERLLIVVILILFGGALVRGLLAPLTWGGVALGLFLVLVLRPLGGLLVLARSRASWPERLAISFFGIRGIGSFFYLAYATNERHFPDARELWATTGFTVLLSVVLHGTLATPVMNWVDRYHGRPTVIEEEEKALQEGENKPQIRAS